One Nonomuraea angiospora DNA segment encodes these proteins:
- a CDS encoding FAD-dependent oxidoreductase — protein MQALIIGCGIAGPVTAMALREVGIDAQIFEAYEQGAEDVGSFLNVASNGLAALRVLGAHHKVLAQAIPTPRMVMWSGSGKRLGEVANGLRLDDGTVSHTVLRSDLYRTMRDEATRRGIEVTYGKRLVSYDESERKVTARFADGTEATGDLLIACDGVHSRTRTILDPQAPAARYSGLYSFGGIIKDAGFTGEPGVYNMVFGKRAFFGYTERRAWGGERQLASPAEPRASATMGAVPEPGETWWFANLPRRLGDVPEDWKPVLVRAFEDDANFSAELIRRSDVGPGSPIYDLPPVPVWHRGRVLLIGDAAHATSPSSGQGASLAVEDAVVLARCLRDSGSHTKAFERFEAERRPRAERVVAYSRTISNSKAAGPVARVFRDLMLPFFLKKSASQESLAWMYRYQASL, from the coding sequence GGAGGACGTGGGCTCGTTCCTGAACGTCGCCTCCAACGGCCTGGCCGCGCTCCGGGTGCTGGGCGCGCACCACAAGGTCCTGGCGCAGGCCATTCCCACCCCACGCATGGTCATGTGGAGCGGATCGGGCAAGCGGCTGGGCGAGGTGGCCAACGGGCTGCGGCTCGACGACGGCACGGTGAGCCATACCGTCCTGCGGTCCGACCTCTACCGGACCATGCGTGACGAGGCGACCCGGCGCGGCATCGAGGTCACGTACGGCAAGCGCCTGGTCTCGTACGACGAGAGCGAAAGGAAGGTGACGGCGAGGTTCGCGGACGGCACGGAGGCCACGGGCGACCTGCTGATCGCGTGCGACGGCGTGCACTCGCGCACCCGCACGATCCTCGACCCGCAGGCCCCCGCCGCCCGCTACAGCGGCCTCTACAGCTTCGGCGGGATCATCAAGGACGCCGGTTTCACCGGCGAGCCGGGCGTCTACAACATGGTCTTCGGCAAGCGCGCGTTCTTCGGTTACACGGAGCGGCGAGCCTGGGGCGGAGAGCGGCAGCTTGCGTCACCAGCGGAGCCCCGTGCGAGCGCGACCATGGGCGCGGTGCCCGAGCCGGGCGAGACCTGGTGGTTCGCGAACCTGCCCCGGCGGCTCGGCGACGTTCCGGAGGACTGGAAGCCGGTGCTGGTCAGGGCGTTCGAGGACGACGCGAACTTCTCCGCCGAGCTCATCCGGCGCAGCGACGTCGGGCCGGGGTCGCCGATCTACGACCTGCCGCCGGTGCCCGTGTGGCACCGCGGCCGGGTCCTGCTGATCGGGGACGCCGCGCACGCCACCTCACCCAGCTCCGGCCAGGGCGCCTCGCTGGCCGTCGAGGACGCGGTCGTGCTGGCCAGGTGCCTGCGCGACAGCGGGAGCCACACGAAGGCGTTCGAGCGCTTCGAGGCCGAACGGCGGCCCAGGGCGGAGCGGGTGGTGGCGTACTCGAGGACGATCAGCAACAGCAAGGCCGCGGGCCCGGTCGCCCGGGTCTTCCGCGACCTGATGCTGCCGTTCTTCCTGAAGAAGAGCGCGAGCCAGGAGTCACTCGCCTGGATGTACCGCTATCAGGCGAGCCTGTGA
- a CDS encoding 4-hydroxy-tetrahydrodipicolinate synthase family protein — MLRGLHVPLVTPFTSSGEVAVDAIEKLASDYLDQGAAGLVALGTTGEVAALDPGERELVIEACARVCAERQALLTVGVTGNDTRSTARALQGLPSGVGAALVTVPYFLRPGERGVIAHFEALAEATPVPLVIYHIPYRTGQAVRAATFRQLGAHPMIAGMKYAAGGIDQDAVDLLGDLPEGFEVVGGDDAFISPLLALGAVGGILASAHLQTRGFVELVEAWNAGDAARARALGHRLARLSAALFAEPNPTVIKGVLHAQGLIPTPDVRLPLVPAGEAAVSQARLIAVHPGE, encoded by the coding sequence CACGTACCGCTGGTCACCCCGTTCACCTCGTCGGGAGAGGTGGCCGTGGACGCGATCGAGAAGCTCGCCTCGGACTACCTCGACCAGGGCGCCGCCGGGCTGGTCGCGCTGGGCACGACGGGCGAGGTGGCCGCGCTCGACCCCGGCGAGCGGGAGCTGGTGATCGAGGCGTGCGCGCGGGTGTGCGCCGAGCGGCAGGCGCTGCTGACGGTGGGGGTGACGGGGAACGACACGCGTTCGACGGCCCGGGCCCTGCAGGGCCTGCCCTCGGGGGTCGGCGCCGCGCTGGTGACGGTGCCGTACTTCCTGCGGCCGGGCGAGCGCGGCGTGATCGCGCACTTCGAGGCGCTGGCGGAGGCGACGCCGGTGCCACTGGTGATCTACCACATCCCGTACCGGACGGGTCAGGCGGTCCGCGCCGCGACCTTCCGGCAGCTGGGCGCGCACCCGATGATCGCGGGCATGAAGTACGCGGCGGGCGGGATCGACCAGGACGCGGTGGACCTGCTGGGGGACCTGCCCGAGGGGTTCGAGGTGGTGGGCGGCGACGACGCGTTCATCTCGCCGCTGCTCGCCCTGGGCGCCGTCGGCGGGATCCTCGCCTCGGCGCATCTGCAGACCCGCGGCTTCGTCGAGCTGGTGGAGGCCTGGAACGCGGGCGACGCGGCCAGGGCGAGGGCGCTCGGGCACCGGCTGGCCAGGCTCTCGGCCGCGCTCTTCGCCGAGCCCAACCCCACCGTGATCAAGGGAGTGCTGCACGCCCAGGGCCTGATCCCGACCCCGGACGTGCGGTTGCCGCTGGTCCCGGCCGGGGAGGCGGCGGTCTCACAGGCTCGCCTGATAGCGGTACATCCAGGCGAGTGA